The DNA segment CGCCAGCGGGGGCTGAAGGGGTTCCTCGAAATTCATCAGGATCGGCACCAGGCGATAGGCATCAAAGCCCAAGGCGAAGAGTCGACCATGCTGCTCGAAGAGCTCCGGCCAAAGGCGTGCCACCCTTTCCCGTTCGGCCCGGGCATCACCGGCTTCGGCAATGCTCCAGGGCATGTCGGCGAAGCGGATACCGTCCAGATCACTGTCCGGCGCCTGCCCGGGGCGATAGACATGAGAGCTGGCATAGACCGGTACCCCCAGGGCATGATGAAAGCGCAGCTGGGGGCGTATCAGAGAGGCTTGTCCATCCTGGGCTGCCAGGAAGATGGCGTCGATATCCCCTCGTCGCCGGGGTTCGAATTCCAGACTTTCATCGATGACCTGGGCTAGTTGGCGACGACGATCCTGGCTGCGGTTCAGGCCCAGCACCCGGGTCAGGCCGCCGGAGAAATCCCGAGCTTGGGGGCGAAAGGCATCATAGTCCAGAAGTTCGCCTCCCATCTCCTCCAGGGATTCGCGAAAGGCATCCAGCATGCGGTAGCCCCACTCACTGTCTGGAATCAGCGCAATGGCCCGACCCTCGCCCTCACGGAACACCCGGCGAGCCACCTGGCGCGCCTCGGCTTCCGGCTGCAGGCCAAACTGGATCAGATCCGGCCCGCCGGCCTGCTCGTCCAGCAGATAGTTCAGGCCCAGTACGGGCACTGGCCGCTCCTCTTCCAGTAGGGCTGACAGGGCAGGGCGTGTCAGGGGCCCCACCACCAAGCCGGCCCCGTCTTCCACGGCCTGACGGTAGATTTCACCAATCCGTTCCGGGGCGTTGCCGGTGTCGTAGACGCGCACAATGGGGCGACGATCCGCCGGTTGGTTGAAATGGGCCGCCAGGAAACCGTCCCGGGCCGCTTCGGCCGGTGCACTGAAGCGACCGCTCAGGGGTAGCAGCAGTGCAATTTGCTCCGGGTAACGGAACCGTTCCCGTTGCTCCGCCAATAGTTGGTCCATCAGTTCCGTCGCCGGGTGATCCCGGTGCAGGGCGGCCCATTCTGAAACCGTTCGATCGAACTGGTCCGGGCGCTGCCAGCTCTCCTGTCCGGCTCGGGCCAGGTTCAGCCAGCCGGCCACCAGCGGCCGTCCGGCGGCGGCTTCCTGCCCGGGCAGACTGGGCAGGCCAAGCAGCCGGTCCCATAAATCCTGCAGGGCATTCAGCCGCGCTTCGCCTGTTAGCAGGTCCGCCTGGCGCTGGATATCGGCAATACCGCCGATCACATTGTCCATGGAGAAGTGGGCTTCGCCGCGGACCGCCAGAAGCGTCGGCAAGACTTCGCGGGGCACGCCTTCCTCGCGCACATCCAGCCGGGCCAGGGCCTGACGGGGGCGGTTGTCGGCCAGGTCGGCCCGGGCCAGGACAATCGCCAAGCGAAAGCGGGTCGCCCGGTCCAGCTCCGCCGGTGCCAGGCTTTCCACCAGGCTGCGGGCTCGCTCGGTCTCGCTGGCTTCGATCCAGGCTTCGGCGGCCCGGATCATCCATTCCGCCCTCTGGATCTCGTCACTGGCCCGGGCAATGTCCTCATAAATTTCGGCGGCGGCCGCCGGGTCGCCGGTGTCCCGGAGCAGCTGCGCGCTATCGCGCATCAGCTCGATTTCCTCTTCCGGTAGCGGGTCGGGTTCCACCGGGGTGGGCGCGCAGGCCCACAGTAGAACCATCAGGGCGGCCAGCAACAGCGGCAGCATCCATCGTCGAGACATTCTTGGCGGTATTGGGTGGATTGGCATATCGTGTGTGCTCTTCATGACGCGCGATCAATGGGTCATTTTATCAGCGCGCGTAACAGGAATCTTTAATGAGGCGCTTATTGTGCAGCAAAGCGGTACGCTTTACATCGTGGCTACGCCCATCGGCAATCTTGATGACGCCTCCCCCCGCCTCAAGACCGTCTTGAGCCGCGTGGATGCCATCGCCTGCGAGGATACCCGCCACAGCGGCCGCTTCCTGCAACATCTGGGGATACAAAAACCGCTGCTCTCCCTGCATGAACACAATGAAGATCAGCGCCTGCCGGCCTTGCTAGGACGCTTGCAGGGCGGCGAGTCACTGGCGCTGATTTCCGATGCCGGAACCCCACTGCTCAGCGATCCCGGCTATCCGTTGGTTAGAGCCGCAGTTGCGGCGGGAATTCCCTTAAGCCCCATCCCGGGTCCCAATGCCGCGATCGCCGCCTTGTCGGTTTCCGGGCTGCCCCCCGAGCCGTTTCGCTTTCTGGGTTTTCCGCCGCGCCAGGGTGGTGCCCGGCGCAAATGGTTCCAGACTCTGGCCAAGGTGCCGGATACGCTGCTGTTCTATGAGTCCATCCACCGCCTGGGCGCCACCCTGGCCGATCTGGCCGAAGCCATGGGGGGAGAGCGCCCGGCCATGGTGGGCAGAGAGCTGACCAAGCGGCATGAACAGCTTCGCCACGGCAGCCTGGACAGCCTGGCCGAATGGGCGGCCACCGCCAGTGAGGCGAAGAAGGGGGAGGCGGTGATCGTCGTAGGGGGTTGGTCCGGGGCGCCGTCGGAGGAGGCCAGTCTGGACGTGGATGCCCTGTTGAAGGCCCTGGATGCTGAGCTGCCACCACGAAAGGTTGCCACGGTGGCCGCCCAGGTCACGGGATTGAACAAGAATGCCCTGTATCAACGGCTGATGGAGCGGCGGCAGGACTGATTCACGCAAAAAGGCTTGAACCCGGATTCCTGGGGGTGTCTAATGCGCTCGGGAGTCGACCGGGCGGTCGCGGTGGCCTTCGGGCCACGGAGGAAAGTCCGGGCTCCGCAGGGCAGGGTGCCAGGTAACGCCTGGGGGGCGTGAGCCCACGGAAAGTGCCGCAGAAAACAAACCGCCGATGGCCTCTTCCGAGGCACAGGCAAGGGTGAAAAGGTGCGGTAAGAGCGCACCGCGCGCCTGGCAACAGTGCGTGGCACGGTAAACCCCACCCGGAGCAAAGCCAAATAGGGGAACCAGTGCGCCTCGAGCGCACGACGTGCGGCCCGTACGTGTTCCCGGGTAGGCTGCTTGAGGCGGGTGGCGACACCCGTCCCAGAGGAATGACCGTCCTCGACAGAACCCGGCTTACAGGTCGACTCCCGTTTCATCCAAGACCGGGGCGCATTAGCGCCCCGTTCGCTTTTTGGCCCCGTCAGCGCTGTTCCCCGGTGCTCAACCCCGCCGGATTCCCGCCACTTTGGTGGAAATCCGCTCCAAAGTCTTTATTTCCTCCTTAAGTAGTCCTCGTAACTCCCTGATTTTTCGATCCATAAGGGCTCGGTATTTGCCTGTGGATATCGTCGTAACTATTTGACTGGCGGTGGGATTTTTTCTTGACAGGGGGTGAGAACGCTACCTATAGTGTGACGAAGTGGTGAAAAGTGGGAAAAAATGGGTTAAGTGCCCTTCCCGCTCGGACCGATGGAGCGAGCAGAGGAGTGGACCAAGGACGTGTTTAGAGGTGTCAACAATATCTCGCTGGATACCAAGGGGCGGATGGCCATCCCCTCGAAGTATCGCGAGCATCTGCGGGAAGAGCACGAGGGGCAACTCGTGGTCACCGTGGATCGTGATGCCTGTCTGTTGATCTACCCCCATTCCGAATGGGAGGTCATCGAACACAAGCTCAATCGCCTGCCCAGCTTCAATCGCCAGGCCCGACGCCTGCAGCGCCTGTTGGTGGGGCATGCCACGGAAGTGGAAATGGATGGTCATGGCCGAGTCCTGCTGCCTGGCCCCTTGCGTGAGTTCGCGGGGTTGGAACGAAAGGTGGTCATGATCGGTCAGGGCAACAAGTTTGAACTCTGGGATGAGGCGCGCTGGAAGGAGCAGCGCGATGCCTGGATGCAGGAGGAGCTGGACGACGACAGCCTGGAATTGCCAGCCGAACTCGAATCGCTTTCCCTTTGAGTCGGTTGATGTCTGTCGTTTTCCCCTCCTCCCCAAGTAAGGCCGGTGGTTCCGGCAAGCGATGGCGAGCACTGTGCCACCTCTCGTGGACAGCGTGCCCCGCCATTCGGACTCCGTCCCACGGGGACGGTGGAGGCCAGCGAAATGGCGCCAACTGAGCAAAGCCAGCATAACCATCTACCGGTTCTGGCGGAGGCGGCCGTGGCGGGTCTCGCACCAAAGCCGGATGGCATCTATCTGGATGGAACCTACGGCCGGGGCGGACATGCTGCGCTGTTGCTGTCCCATCTGGGAGACGCGGGCCGCCTGATACTGATTGACCAGGATCCGGAGGCCATTGCTCATGCCGAATTACGGTTTGCGGGTGACCCCAGGGTACAGATTTTTCACCGTTCCTTTTCGGCGCTGGCGGAGATCGCCACCGAAGCCGGGGTGGTCGGGCAGGTGGATGGGATTCTACTGGACCTGGGTGTGTCCTCGCCGCAGCTGGGCGACCCCGGGCGAGGGTTTTCCTTCTCCGCCGGCGGACCGCTGGACATGCGCATGAATCCCCAGGCGGGAGAGAGTGCGGCCCAATGGTTGGTCCGGGCGGATGAGAAAGAGATCGCCTGGGTACTCAAGACCTATGGCGAGGAACGCTTTGCCAGGCGGATTGCCCGGCGAATCGTGCAGACCCGAACAGAGGAAACAATTGAAGACACCGCCCGGCTGGCGGAGCTGATCCGTCAGGCGGTGCCGTCGTCACCGCCGGGACGGCATCCAGCTACCCGCTCCTTTCAGGCGATCCGCATCCATGTGAATGGAGAGCTGACGGCACTGGAGGCAGCCCTGGATGCCCTGGTTTCGGTTCTGGCACCGGGTGGGCGCGCGGCACTGATCAGTTTCCACTCCTTGGAAGACCGGCGAGTGAAGCAGTTTATTCGAGGCAATCAGGATCAGCCCAAGGTGGTGGCGGGCGTGCCCCTGCCGGAGGCCACGCCCCCACCCTTGCGTGCCGTGGGTAAGGCCATCCGGGCCAGCGAGGCGGAATTGGCGGCCAACCCACGGGCGCGTAGTGCGGTCCTGCGGATTGCGGAGCGGCGCGTATGAACCTGCGAGTGAGCATTCTGTTGGCCTTGCTTCTGGTGGTGGTGACTGCCCTGAGCCTGGTTTGGGCGCGGCATGAGTCGCGAGTTCTGTTCGTGGAACTGCAAAGCCTGGAGTCCGAGCGGGATGAAATGAATATGGACTGGGGCCGTCTGCAGCTGGAGCAGAGTGCCTGGGCCACCAAGGCCCGAATTGAACGAATCGCCCGGGAAGAGCTGGATATGCAGCGCCCGGTGGATGTGGAAATGGTGTTGGTGGAGCCGTGAGCGAGCAGCAGCAACAAGCCGGACGCTGGCGACGTGGGGTGGTCCTGGGCGGCCTCGCGCTGGTGGTCTTCGCTCTAGTAGCGAGGGCGGTGGAGCTGCAGGTCGTGGATCGGGACTTCCTCCAGGACCAGGGGCAGGCACGGCATCTGCGGGTGCTGGAAGTGCCGGCCCATCGGGGCATGGTGGTTGACCGTCACGGCGAGCCCATGGCGGTAAGCACCCCGGTGAACTCCATCTGGGCGCATCCGGGGGAGCTGCTGGCCGCAGAGGGCCGCTTGCCGGATCTGGCGGAAGCCCTGGGGCTGGATGCCACCCGTCTGCGCATGCGCCTGGAAGCCCGGCATGACCGGGAATTTGTTTACCTCAAGCGCCACTTGGCGCCGGAGCAGGCCGATGCCGTGTTGAGTCTCGGTGTTCAGGGTGTCTACAGCCAGCGGGAATATCGCCGCTTCTATCCGGCCGGGGAAGTAGCCTCCCATGTGCTGGGTTTTACCAATATTGACGACCGGGGCCAGGAAGGCCTGGAGCTGGCCTTTGAAGGCTGGTTGCGGGGTGAGCCGGGGGCCAAGCGGGTGCTCCGTGATCGCCTGGGCCGGGTGATTGAAGATGTGGAAAGCATCCGTCCGCCTCGTCCCGGTTCCGATCTGACCACCAGCATTGATCTGCGTCTGCAGTATGTGGCGTATCGGGAGCTGAAAGCCGCGGTGAGCGAGCATGGTGCCGAAGCCGGCTCAGTCATCCTCATGGATCCGTCCAGCGGTGAGATCCTGGCCATGGCCAGCCAGCCTGGCTACAACCCCAATAACCGGGCCGGTGTCGCCCCCCCCCAGATGCGCAATCGAGCCGTGATTGACCTGATCGAACCGGGGTCGGCCATCAAGCCCTTTATCGTGGCCGCAGCCCTGGAAGCCGGCGATATTCAGATCGATGATCGTTTCGATACCGCGCCGGGCCGCAAGCGTTTCGCCGGTCACACGGTCAGCGACATCCGTAGCTTTGGCGAGCTGGATGTTACCGGGATTCTCAAGCGCTCCAGCAATATCGGCGCCACCCTGATTGCCGAGCAGTCGGATGCGGAAACCCTGTGGCAGATCCTGAGACGGATTGGTCTTGGTGAACTGACCACCAGCGCCTATCCGGGGGAAGCACCGGGCCGACTGCGGCACTGGCGGGAATGGCGTGAAATTGATCAGGTTACCGCGGCCTATGGCTATGGATTGTCCACTACCCCTCTGCAGCTGGTGTCGGCCTATGCGGCCCTGGCCAATGGCGGCGTGCTGCCGGAAGTGAGTTTGATCAAGCGGGAAGAAGCCCCGGCCGGAAAGCGGGTGATGGACGAGGAAACGGCCGGGACGATCATGGGCATGCTGGAAACCGTTACCCAGCCAGGCGGTACCGGAACCCGAGCCGGCGTGGAGGGTTATCGGGTGGCGGGCAAGACCGGCACCGTCAAGAAGAGCGGTGCCCGTGGCTATGAGGATGACCAGTATCAGTCGGTGTTCGCCGGTGCCATCCCGGCTTCTCGGCCCCGCCTGGTGGGGATCGTCATGATTGATAACCCGCGCGGCGAGCAATTTTACGGCGGTGCGGTGGCCGGGCCGGTTTTCAGCCGGGTGATGGCCGATGCCATGCGCCTGCTGGACGTGCCCCGGGACCAGATTGAGCCGGAGCTGGATAGCGTGGTTGTGCGCGCGGGAGGGGCCTCATGATGACCGCTGAGCAGCTTAAGCCGCTTTCCCTGTCCATGCTACTGGACGGTATCGCCCCGATGAGCGAGGACGAGGATCTGGTGCCCGAGCATCTCAGCCTGGATAGCCGGCAGATCGCCGAGGGCGGGCTGTTTCTGGCTTGCCGGGGCAGTGGCGGCCATCACGGTCTGGACCACGTGGAGCAGGCCGTGGCACAAGGGGCCGTGGCCCTGTTCTGGGAGCCGGCTGCGGATCGCAAGCCGCCGGCACTGGATATTCCCGTGATTGCGGTGCCCGAACTGTCCCGGCAAGCAGGCCGGATCGCGGCCCGATTCTACGGCGATCCTTCTCGTCATCTGCGGGTGATCGGTGTGACCGGCACCAATGGCAAGACATCCATTGCCCATGTCCTGGCGTCGGCTCTGGACGCTGAGGGTCGGGGCGCCGGGTTGGCTGGCACCCTGGGGGTCGGTCGTCCGGGCCAGCTGGCCCCGGTGCGCCACACCACGGCCGATGCCGTCACCCTCCAGGCCCAATTGGCGGATTTGCAGCAAAGCGGCGCCCGCTATGCGGCCATTGAGGTGTCCTCTCATGGTTTGGCCCAGCACCGGGTCTCGGCGGTTCGTTTCCGGGGGGCGGTGTTCAGCAATCTCAGCCACGACCACCTGGACTATCACGGCAGTGAGTCCGCCTATGCCCATGCAAAGCGGCGCTTGTTCGAGCACCCGGAACTGCAATGGGCCGTGATCAACGCCGACGACTATTGGGGCGAGCACATGGCGGGCGCCCTGGAGCGCTCCGTGCGTGCCCTCTGGATCAGTGAGCAGCCCCTGGCCGGACAGTCCGGCGATGCCCTGCGTCACCAGCCCGTTCTGGGCAGTGACGGCATGACGCTCTCGATAAGCGGAGCCCTGGGCGAGGCAACGATCCATTCCAAATGGCTGGGACGATTCAACGGATTCAATCTGGCCGCGGCCTTTGCCGCATTGCGGCTGGAAGGCCTGTCCTGCAAGGCCGCTGTTCAGGCCTTGGCCTCGGTTCCGCCGGTGCCGGGCCGAATGGAACGATTCGGGGGCGGTCGGCGACCCATGGTGGTGGTGGATTACGCCCATACTCCGGATGCCCTGTCCCAGGCCCTGCAAAGCCTGCGGGAACACACCCGGGGCCGGTTGTGGTGCCTGTTTGGCTGCGGCGGCGAGCGGGATCAGGCCAAGCGGCCGCTGATGGGCCGGATCGCCGTGCGCCTGGCGGATGAAGTGATCATCACCGATGACAATCCCCGGGGTGAGCCGGGGGAGCAGATCGTTGCCGATATCCTGCGCGGCGCCGGGCGCGATGCCCGCGTCTGCCGCAATCGGGCCGAAGCCATGGAGCAAGCCGTGACCCGGGCCCGTCCGGGGGATGTGATCCTGGTGGCCGGCAAGGGGCATGAGGAAGAGCAGCTTGTCGCTGATCAGCGGATCCGTTTCAGCGATCGTGACTGGGCCCGCCATCTGGTGGGCCCGGGGAACGGGGAGGAGGGCGCATGAGCCGCTGGACCTTCTCACAATGGGCGGACGTGACCGGTGGACGCCTTGACGGTGAAGACCGGTCTTTCGATGCGGTGTGCACCGACAGCCGTGCCCTGGTCCCCGGCAGTCTTTTCGTGGCCATCCCCGGGCCGCGCTTTGACGGTCATGATTATGCCCGCGCGGCCCTTGATGCCGGTGCGGCAGGCGTTCTGGTGGCTTCGGGCCGGGCCGATGGGCTGTCTCCGGCGGTCGTGGTACCCGACACAATGAAGGCCCTGGCCGACTTCGCCCGTTATTGGCGGGATGGTCTGGAGGGGCCGGTACTGGCGGTCACCGGTTCCAACGGTAAGACCACCGTACGTTCCCTGCTGGCGGCGATCATGACGCAGCACTGGCCGGACCGGGTTCTGGCCACGGAAGGGAACTATAACAATGAGATCGGCCTGCCCCTGACCTTGCTTCGCCGCCGGACCGAACATCACGCCGTGGTCTTGGAACTGGGAGCCAACCATCCTGGAGAGATCGCCCGTCTGGCGGCCATTGCCCGTCCCCAGGTGGGGTTGATCACCAACGCCGGCCCGGCCCACCTGGAAGGCTTCGGGGATCTGGACGGGGTGGCCCGGGCCAAGGGCGAACTGATCGAGGCCCTGCCCGTGGACGGGGTGGCCATTCTCAATGCCGATGATCCCCGCCTGCCCATCTGGCACGAGCTTGCCGGTGATCGGCCCCGCATCGAATTTGGCCTCAAGGCCGGTGATGTTCGTCCCTTGAGCAAGCCAGAACTGGGCCGGGATGGTTGCCAGCTTGAGGTGACCACGCCGGTGGGTGAATTCGAGCTCAGCCTGCGTTTGCCCGGCGAACACAATCTGATGAATGCCCTGGCGGCTACGGCCGCTGCCCTGGCCGCCAATGTGCCGCTGGAAACCATTCGCCGGGGGCTGGCATCGGTGGGCCCCGAGCCGGGCCGTCTGCAAGTACTCCCCGGCCCTGCCGGCAGCACCCTGGTCAATGATTGCTACAACGCCAATCCTGGTTCGCTGAAAGCGGCCCTGGATTGGTTGAGCCGTCAGCCCGGGCGCCGCTGGGTATTGCTGGGCGACATGGGAGAGCTGGGCGAGGGTGCTGAAGCCGCCCATCGGGATGCCGGCGAATGGATTCAGGCCGCCGGCGTTGAGCGTTTGTTCACCCTGGGCGAGCTGGCCGGGTTGGCCGGTGCCCGATTCCAGGGGGGCAGCCATTTCCAGACTCGGGCAGCACTGATCGACACGCTGGCCGAGGAACTGCACGAGGACGTTACCTTGCTGATCAAGGGCTCGCGGTCCATGGGGCTGGAGCAGGTCGTGGAACGCCTCCGGGAAACCCAGGATGTCATGGCGGGGAGAGGAGACTGAGATGCTGCTCTGGTTGACTGAATACCTGACCCATTTCCACACCGGTTTCTCGGTGTTTCAGTACCTGACCCTGCGGGCGATTCTGGGGGTGCTCACCGCGCTGGCGTTTTGTTTTATCGCTGGACCGGCCATGATTCGGCACCTGAGTCATTATCAGATCGGCCAGCATGTCCGGGATGACGGTCCCGAGACCCACTTGGTGAAGGCGGGCACCCCGACCATGGGCGGGGCCCTGATCCTGCTGGCCATCACCGTCAGCACCCTGCTCTGGGGGGACCTGGAAAACCGCTACACCTGGGTGCTGATCGGCGTGACCCTGGCCTTTGGTGCCATCGGCTGGGTGGATGACTGGCGCAAGCTGGCCCTGGGCAACTCGGCCGGCCTGTCCGCCCGAAGCAAGATTTTCTGGCAATCCCTGGCGGCCATCGGCACTGCCTGCTTTCTGTATTTCACCGTCCCGGAGGGCGGCGGGCCCGAGACCCAGCTGCTGATTCCCTTCCTGAAGGATGTCTTGCTGCCGCTGGGTGGCTTTTATCTGCTGCTGACCTATGTGGTCATCGTTGGCACCAGCAATGCGGTCAATCTTACCGATGGCCTGGACGGCCTGGCCATTCTGCCGGCGGTGATGGTGGCCGGTGGCCTGGGCATCTTCGGTTATGCCTCCGGCCATCTGCACTTTGCCGAATACCTGGGGATTCCCTTCATTCCGGGCGCCGGCGAGGTGGTGGTGTTTTGTGGCGCCATGATGGGGGCCGGGTTGGGTTTCTTGTGGTTCAACACCCATCCGGCCCAGGTCTTTATGGGGGACGTGGGCGCCCTGGCACTGGGCGCCGCCCTGGGCACCCTGGCGGTGATCACCCGCCAGGAAATCATTCTCATCATCATGGGCGGGGTTTTCGTGATGGAAACCCTGTCGGTGATCGTGCAAGTCACCTCCTACAAATTGACTGGCCGCCGCATTTTTCGCATGGCGCCTCTGCATCACCACTTCGAACTCAAGGGATGGCCCGAGCCTCGGGTCATTGTGCGTTTCTGGATCATCACCGTGATTCTGGTGTTGATCGGTCTTTCCAGTCTCAAACTGCGTTAGGAGCGGCTAACGGGCATGTCGGCATTGCCAGACAACAAGACGGTGAACAACCTGGTGGTCGGCCTCGGCCGCACCGGTTTCTCCGTGGCCCGTCATTTGCTGGCCCGCGGGGAATCGGTGAGCGTGGTGGATAGCCGTTCACAGCCCCCGCTGCTTGAGCGCCTGCGGGCGGAGTTGCCGGCTGCCGTCTGGCTGGGTGACTTGCCCGAGGCCTTCTCCCCCGAGTTTCAACGGGTGGTGGTCTCCCCCGGGGTACCCGGCAATACGCCTTTGCTGGCTCGGGCCCGGGAGGCCGGTGCCGAGGTACTGGGGGATGTGGAACTGTTCGCTCGACAAGTCCAGGCACCGGTGATCGGGGTGACCGGCTCCAATGGAAAGAGCACGGTGGTCAGTCTGCTGGGCCATCTGGCCGCGGATGCCGATACCCGCGTGGTCGTGGGGGGGAATCTGGGCCCGCCGGTGCTGGACCTGCTTGAGCAAAAGGCGGATCTCTTCGTACTGGAACTGTCCAGTTTTCAGCTGGAGTCCACCAACGATCTGAATGCCGATGTGGGCCTGGTGCTCAATGTGGTGGCTGATCATCTGGATCGCTATTCAGGCATGGACGATTATGTGGCCGCCAAGGCCAGACTGGTGGCCCAGAGTCGGGTGGCGGTCCTGAATCGGGATGATCAGCGGGTCCGGGCCATGGCGGAAAATGCCGAGCAATGCATCTTCTTTACCGAGCGCGAGCCGGGCCCCGGTGAATTTGGTTTACGCCAGGTGGGACAGGCGGAATGGTTTGCCCGGGGTGATGAACTGTTGGCGCCAATCAGCCAATTGCCCCTGGCAGGTCGCCACAATGCCCTTAATGTCCTGGCCGCCCTGGCTTGTCTGGAGGCCATGGGCCGTCCCCTGGAACCGGTCCTAGACCGCTTGCCGAGTTTCCGGGGCTTGGCTCACCGCATGCAGCGGGTGGCCAGTGACGATGGTATCTGCTGGATCAATGACTCCAAGGCCACCAATCTGGGTGCGACACAGGCGGCCCTGGCCGGTTTGCAAACACCGGTCATCCTGATTGCCGGTGGCCAGGGTAAGCAGCAGGATTTCACCGAGCTTGCACCGACCCTGCGTGATTCGGTCCGGGCTCTGGTATTGCTGGGAGAGGCGCAGGAGGAGATAGCCGCGGTGGTGCCGTCGGACTTGCCGATCCATCGGGTGGGGGACATGGAGGCCGCCGTGGCCTGTGCCCGCGCCTTGGCGCAAGAGGGCGAGACTGTCTTGTTGTCACCGGCCTGTGCCAGCTTCGATCAGTTTGCGGGTTTCGAGGAACGGGGCCGGGCCTTTATCGCGGCCGTTCAGGCCGGGGAGGGTGGCCCATGAGTACCACCATGATCGATACCCGCTGGTGGCACCGTTTTGGACAGGGCTTGGACATCCCCCTGTTGGCAGTGACCGGCGCCTTGATTCTGTTCGGCCTGGTAGCGGTGACCACCGCCAGCATTTCCATTGCCGATCGAAACCTGGGCGAGCCTTTCCATTACCTGCAGCGTCAGAGTCTGTTTTTGGCCATCGCCCTGATGGGGGCCTTTGTGCTCTATCAGATCCCCACCCAGCTCTGGGCCCGCTCGGGGCCGGCCCTGTTGCTGGCCGCCTTTGCCTTGCTGTTGCTGGTGCTGATTCCGGGTCTGGGTAAGGAAGTCAATGGGGCGGTGCGCTGGATTGTCGTGGGTCCCTTTCATCTGCAGGTCTCGGAGCCGGCTCGACTGTTGCTGATTCTATATGTGGCCGGTTATATGGTCCGCCGTCGGGAGGAGTTGGCTGCCCGTTTCTCCGGCTTTCTCAAGCCGGTGCTATTGGCCGGGCTGGCCGCCTTCCTATTGCTGTTGCAGCCTGATTTCGGCGCCGCCATCGTACTGCTGGCGACCCTGCTGGCCATGCTCTTTCTGGGCGGCGTGCGGGTGCGGGATTTCAGCCTGCTTGGCGGCGTGGGTGTAATGACCATGGCCGGGCTGGCCTTTTCCTCCCCCTATCGGGTGGAGCGCATGACCACTTTCCTCAATCCCTGGGCGGATCCATTCAACAGTGGTTTTCAGCTCACCCAGTCCCTGATTGCCATCGGCCGCGGGGAATGGCTGGGCGTGGGGCTGGGCGGCAGTGTTCAGAAGCTTTTTTATCTGCCGGAGTCGCATACCGATTTCATCTTTGCCGTGCTGTTCGAGGAATTGGGACTGCTTGGCGCGCTGTTGCTGATTGGCCTGTTCAGCTTCCTGATCTGGCGCTGCTTCCTGATCGGCTCCCGGGCCTGGGCTGCCGGCCATCAATTTGGCGCCTATCTGGCCTGGGGCGTGGCCGTCTGGTTGGGGGCTCAGACGGCCATCAACCTGGGGGTAAACATGGGCATGCTGCCCACCAAGGGCCTGACGCTCCCCTTGATCAGCTATGGCGGTTCCAGCCTGCTGGTCACCATCGCTGCGATTACCCTGGTGCTTCGGGTGTGCCGAGAAACCACGCCGATCTCCAACCGCCGGCGGGAGGTGAGCCCATGAGTCGCCGTCACTGCGTAATCA comes from the Natronospira proteinivora genome and includes:
- a CDS encoding penicillin-binding protein activator yields the protein MLPLLLAALMVLLWACAPTPVEPDPLPEEEIELMRDSAQLLRDTGDPAAAAEIYEDIARASDEIQRAEWMIRAAEAWIEASETERARSLVESLAPAELDRATRFRLAIVLARADLADNRPRQALARLDVREEGVPREVLPTLLAVRGEAHFSMDNVIGGIADIQRQADLLTGEARLNALQDLWDRLLGLPSLPGQEAAAGRPLVAGWLNLARAGQESWQRPDQFDRTVSEWAALHRDHPATELMDQLLAEQRERFRYPEQIALLLPLSGRFSAPAEAARDGFLAAHFNQPADRRPIVRVYDTGNAPERIGEIYRQAVEDGAGLVVGPLTRPALSALLEEERPVPVLGLNYLLDEQAGGPDLIQFGLQPEAEARQVARRVFREGEGRAIALIPDSEWGYRMLDAFRESLEEMGGELLDYDAFRPQARDFSGGLTRVLGLNRSQDRRRQLAQVIDESLEFEPRRRGDIDAIFLAAQDGQASLIRPQLRFHHALGVPVYASSHVYRPGQAPDSDLDGIRFADMPWSIAEAGDARAERERVARLWPELFEQHGRLFALGFDAYRLVPILMNFEEPLQPPLAAMTGVLSLDDNNRIQRELGWAQFVRGIPVPMEPRDISEEIEAPAAVDLELE
- the rsmI gene encoding 16S rRNA (cytidine(1402)-2'-O)-methyltransferase, whose translation is MQQSGTLYIVATPIGNLDDASPRLKTVLSRVDAIACEDTRHSGRFLQHLGIQKPLLSLHEHNEDQRLPALLGRLQGGESLALISDAGTPLLSDPGYPLVRAAVAAGIPLSPIPGPNAAIAALSVSGLPPEPFRFLGFPPRQGGARRKWFQTLAKVPDTLLFYESIHRLGATLADLAEAMGGERPAMVGRELTKRHEQLRHGSLDSLAEWAATASEAKKGEAVIVVGGWSGAPSEEASLDVDALLKALDAELPPRKVATVAAQVTGLNKNALYQRLMERRQD
- a CDS encoding peptidoglycan D,D-transpeptidase FtsI family protein, with product MSEQQQQAGRWRRGVVLGGLALVVFALVARAVELQVVDRDFLQDQGQARHLRVLEVPAHRGMVVDRHGEPMAVSTPVNSIWAHPGELLAAEGRLPDLAEALGLDATRLRMRLEARHDREFVYLKRHLAPEQADAVLSLGVQGVYSQREYRRFYPAGEVASHVLGFTNIDDRGQEGLELAFEGWLRGEPGAKRVLRDRLGRVIEDVESIRPPRPGSDLTTSIDLRLQYVAYRELKAAVSEHGAEAGSVILMDPSSGEILAMASQPGYNPNNRAGVAPPQMRNRAVIDLIEPGSAIKPFIVAAALEAGDIQIDDRFDTAPGRKRFAGHTVSDIRSFGELDVTGILKRSSNIGATLIAEQSDAETLWQILRRIGLGELTTSAYPGEAPGRLRHWREWREIDQVTAAYGYGLSTTPLQLVSAYAALANGGVLPEVSLIKREEAPAGKRVMDEETAGTIMGMLETVTQPGGTGTRAGVEGYRVAGKTGTVKKSGARGYEDDQYQSVFAGAIPASRPRLVGIVMIDNPRGEQFYGGAVAGPVFSRVMADAMRLLDVPRDQIEPELDSVVVRAGGAS
- the rsmH gene encoding 16S rRNA (cytosine(1402)-N(4))-methyltransferase RsmH, which translates into the protein MAPTEQSQHNHLPVLAEAAVAGLAPKPDGIYLDGTYGRGGHAALLLSHLGDAGRLILIDQDPEAIAHAELRFAGDPRVQIFHRSFSALAEIATEAGVVGQVDGILLDLGVSSPQLGDPGRGFSFSAGGPLDMRMNPQAGESAAQWLVRADEKEIAWVLKTYGEERFARRIARRIVQTRTEETIEDTARLAELIRQAVPSSPPGRHPATRSFQAIRIHVNGELTALEAALDALVSVLAPGGRAALISFHSLEDRRVKQFIRGNQDQPKVVAGVPLPEATPPPLRAVGKAIRASEAELAANPRARSAVLRIAERRV
- the mraZ gene encoding division/cell wall cluster transcriptional repressor MraZ codes for the protein MFRGVNNISLDTKGRMAIPSKYREHLREEHEGQLVVTVDRDACLLIYPHSEWEVIEHKLNRLPSFNRQARRLQRLLVGHATEVEMDGHGRVLLPGPLREFAGLERKVVMIGQGNKFELWDEARWKEQRDAWMQEELDDDSLELPAELESLSL
- the ftsL gene encoding cell division protein FtsL — translated: MNLRVSILLALLLVVVTALSLVWARHESRVLFVELQSLESERDEMNMDWGRLQLEQSAWATKARIERIAREELDMQRPVDVEMVLVEP